tataaatatatatatatatatatatatatatattatacatacatacacacaactgATTAGTGGCTGCTTTttgggttgtttgtttttgttcctgAAGTCTACATGTAGAATGTACACTGGATAAATAGCActgtatcttttttttcctgtggcaTAATTATGATGTAAGTGGACTGGAAGGGTATTAACACTGTGGAGTTCAAGTCTGTCCTTTGTTAGATATTTAGTTCAcaatttatactgtatgttcatgtaaacattaATTTCCCTCTGTTAACTAACCTGTATAAAAGAATATTGCATTTGTTATAGCTTTGCATTTTAAATTGTAAGTATAACTTAAATCCTTATTgcttaaatacatttaaattctAGGTTTAACacattgcatttatttatttcttggtATTTTTTTAAGATCAAAATAGGGCACAATGCTTTTCAACAATGATCATATTTTTATTCAGCTCAAATGTTTATTCAAAACAGCCACTGTGTTTGTTGTCAACAttcatatacaaatataaattgtgTGGACATTTCTAAGTTGTGTTTTTGTAAATTGAAACACTGGACACAATACACTCTGGATAGGATGCAATTCCATCGCTGGGCATCACACCCGCTAGCACACTCATTcgcacctaggggcaatttagaattACTAATCCACCTAATGACACTATTTTGGGAGTTGGGAAGAAATTGAAACAATGCACATACGGTAAAGGGACCTCAGAATCTTTAATGCAGTGCCACTACCTGGTGTGCCACATAACACAACTTCTGTTTTCTCTTGTAATcagctaattattattatgctagTTTTTATGTCAGCTTTCTTGTCCATATCTTCTTTCTAGTATCACTATAATGTTACAGTAATCATTTCAGAAATGTCactggtttttttgttgtttttttaatcatagcAAGTTAATAGCTGTCTGTTCTTTTCAGTTGTTCCTGAGTACGTTAAATGATCTGAtgataattttattaatttactgtATTATTTGTGTTAATTGAATGTACTTGTTACTGCAAGCATCTACACTATTTTTTGTCTTAAAGAAAATCAAAGAGTTGTGTTTAATGTGAAAGAATTAGGCAGAATACTGGACATTACCAAATGCTTATTAATATTTAGCAAAACTTTAAAATACATGTCCTGTTAAAACTCTATTCTTTTCAAGGAATTCACAAATTTGaaattttaatttgaaaatgtgatgtgtatttatgtgGTAGAGGAAAAAACGAGTCCATAATGAGATTGAGCAGCCTACTGGCACTCCGGCTTCATGCCACAGTGTGAAAGGAGAAATGGATTTATCtaattttttatcttttttttcataatgttggtattttgcaaaatatttttttaatcagtatgTATTCAgtgtaattttatattttatactttgTTCATGctaaatgttttataataaaaCTGCTTTCAATTAAAAAGTAAGTGCATCCTTTATTGCTCTCCTATTCTTTCTTATACACAAGGCTAAACCATGCAATGTTTTTTTGGTCTGTGTCTTACAATAGAAAATGTCGTTACAAGTGGTGAAAATTAAAATCATGCCcaattcaaatatttaaacctGCGCTCACTTCTCAACACTTAGGTACAAGGTCAGAAAGTAGCTTTGTTTTTAGGCTTGCACAATACACCAAAGTGTCAGTTATGCAGCCTGCATGGTTTCCTTAAATATGTGAAAGGAAACCATGCAGGAGTGGTAAATGTGActttttgtattaaatacataaCGCCTTCCTGGTGGGTTTAGTAGTCATTAAACTCTGTGCTTCCTTGACTTTATATACAGTTCCCTCGAAAtatattggaacagcaaggccaattcttttatatattttattacaggTAACAGTGCTCTTAGGCACGACGAGGAGCGAAGTAAAATTCTGAATATTCTATTTGCATGTTGAAAGCTCAGAGGAAGAAAAGGTTTTGTGCAGTTTACCACAAGCACATGAAAACATTTAGTTCTTGTCTGAAAGTGAATGTCAATGAAGGCCTGTTAACAGGTAGTGTATTATTGTCAGGAGATTTGACAATTATATAAGTTCTGAAATTGCATAATTTGAGTCCGAAAAATGGTCTTAGTTAATGATATATGTCTGCTTCTGCTGTTAAACTCCTTttagtgtaaaagtttgtataTTTCAATAAAGatacataaaataaagaaattgaaGAGTATTATACTTAATACATAGTTAGCAAAAACAGATTTgctgcttaataataataataataataataataataataataataataatagtagtagtagcctagttcttattttttattattatttttaatcttcCATTACCACGTGATCTGCAGGTCTGACTGTCTGTAACTAACGCTGAGGAGAaattagatttatttcattaacattCTGCCTAATCATATGTCGtgaaaaacactaaaatatCCATGAAGTGGACTACACTTAAATAGGTTTAAAACTAGGTAAAAAGGGTTTATATGTTTAAAACAAGGTCAAAGAGTTTATTACATATCATTCTTATTCAAATAGCGTCATGGATATGTGGGCGTGGTTAAATGACGTCGGTGCATTAATCGTGTACTGTTCGTTTGTATTATTGTTTAACGTTTTTCGATTAAACttgtatatattaattataagcTAGTTTTTGTACAGCCAAACTTCTATAACAAGAATGGCGCGTATTATCTTTATGAAGACGTTTGCAAAAGCAAATCTTCCCGTGATGCATTGCGGCATTTACTCGTTGCAATAAATATCTAATTCTGAAAGTAGTATACACGAAAGATGACAGCATTAGGATCAACTATGTGAGTTAAACCTATATATTACAATAAAGCCCAAATTTAATGAACCACTAACTACCATCATGCGGTCAATTGTTAAGATCTCTATCTTTAAAAATGGTGCTGGCGTTTAAAAAACACTGGTTGGTCCGAAGGCAGTAGGTATTTTCAATTGATTGCGATGGTCAGCTTCAGAATCCTCGTTTCTTCTCTCCCCTCTTCCTCTGCCAACCTTGACCAGCCTTTTTGTTGTCAGTTATTTAAGACCGAGAGATCACATAACGAGACAAAAAAGGATATCCGAAACTCTTCCGTGCACACATTTTACTCCGCGTTAGACTCGCCTTCGTAAACAGGGTTCAGGGTTGCCAGGTACGTGTAAAACAAGCAACCAGTGACCTGTTATACCAGCTTAATACCAAAATTCTAAAACTTCCTCCTGCTTTACATTATCAAGCACAAATCAACTGTAATATTTACAAAGTACAAAatacatatttacagtattttgcAAAAAATACACTTTGATTAAATAATTTTCAAGGTTGTACAGATATTGTCATACACAAATAACAACAttgataaaataatacattcataaaataaaagtttttaaaattaatttgctgcattgtaatttttttattgacataacagataataatgatataaacgGATAATTTAAGAAGTAATCAAACcctttctaaaaaaataataacatttttccCTTAACACTGGCTTTGtatataaatcatttaaactagcatcTGAGCCGGATTATTCAATGGGAATTATGGGAACGGGCCTAGGGGCCCATGCGCATTTGGGGcggaaaaacattttttcgtttcttttctttctttttttttttacattgttgaAAACAGAGGCCACACAAGATTAGGTTAAAAAAGAGGTGCCCCATCCACTGTCTACAGCGGTGTAGGCCGTATTGAGTGCAGCACCTGAAAGTAACTTTTCATGCTTTTCGCCTTTTGCCAAATTCACTCTTCTCCCTTTTCCCATCACATATCAGATAGGAAAGACATTTATTATCAATAAAAATGaggaaaatatttgaaaagtggAAATAAAGTGCCAAACGtctgtttataaataaagtgtttatcgGTTAAGGGTAGGGGTAGGAAGGGCTTTACTGTCCCAATAAGGTGGCAtccatttaataatttaaataaatatagtcATTTACAATATATGTTATTACTGCATCCTGTTAATgtactttaattaattaattaactaaccctaactctaaccctaaccctaggccATCTTATGTGGCCTAAAAAGggcacttaaaaataaaataaaatattactttaaCGTACATAACCAAATGTTCTTTTACAGTagcctatttaaatgtaattatttattaaataaataatatatatctgTAAAATAATATTACCTGTATTCCAAGCAGTACTTCTGGTctgtctgttgtttttaaatattttaatgacttATTAACATGGTTAATTGGAAGGTCATGCTTGATTGAGAGTAGCAGTAGGTCAGAGAGCCTCTCTTCATTACATAGACTTAGAAGTCTGGATTTCACAAGTTTTAACTTTGAAAATGACCATTCAGCTATAGATGTGGAGACAGGTAATGTGTCATATTTTTAGGAGTTGAGAAAGGGGGACAACAGTCTTAATCTCATCGTCTTTTAGGTAGTTGAGCATTTACTGGACATGGCTTTTGGGGAAGGAGTAGGATGGGCATTTTCGATGCTTTTGCCACAtttttatagccacttcccattttgtgaagctcaacaaccttttgcctcccatcacagctttattccttggtcttacccattgttatgaatgactaagggaatttggcccaccttacctcatatttatacccctgtgaaacaggaagtcatggttgaataatttcctgttcctagtcaaccaggtatactaaaaaaaattaaatatcactggaaatgtacttaaaatatatttttcaaatttattcctgtgttttgtttggaattgtttgatatccctgagagcagagtattttttttaaaacaaaacatcaaatggttaaacaataaagacagtttttcaaagctttctttgctcatatttgccaagagtgccaatattagttgagggcactctatgtatgtatgtatgtatgtatgtatgtatgtgtgtgtgtgtgtgtaattatttattatatgaatgaatgatgacaAAATATTCAGAAATTATCAGATAATTTTATTAAATTGAATCTTTTTACTACAAAGTTTGAAAGAtgacacaaataaatataaggCATGATATATCTAAACCTTTGTACAACAGATAAAAAGGCCACATCTTCATGCTTCAGATGAAGGTGCAAGTCTCAAAAGACATCAATCTTTGCCAcgaaaaacatttacattggTGTTAGACAAAACAGTGTAATATGATAAAAGAATCATCTATGAGTCCCTACATTTTCAGTAGTGAGTTGAGCCTTCTCTTCTCTGTACCCTTTTAGAAGCTGGTTAACCAGATTCAGTTCATCTGTACGTTTAACAGGAAACAAAGGGGGGAATGGGTTGCCCTTATACTCAATAACAGCCATTGCAGCCCGGTCCAGGTTTTCTCTGTTTGGAATACTGGCCAACAGTGTATATCCACTGGACTTGTTTTCAAACCTTGGAGCAAGTACTTTGAAAAGCTTAGGAATCAGGTCTTtctcctggaaaaaaaaaaaaattaaatctattGAAACATATTGTATACTTTTCTTCAAATAATATTTCTGTGCTCTACAGTGCAGCATTTCTCAAACTTATTAAGTTTAAGGTCCCCTTTGTGCAAGTGCCAAGTGCTTTGTGCAagacaataaacaaacagtacCTACCGTAAGCCAAAAATCTGCCATTTCCATTGACTTTTTATTAGTATCTCCTTTTTTGGCATAGTCAATTAACTGGcaacacaaagaaaaaatacaacaacatttaaacacaacaaTCAAAAGACTTCAAAGTTTGTTACACAACATTTAGTTCACTGTTTAGATTTTTCTGTCAAGTACTGTTCCAAGtgtgctgatatttagtataacagcaCTGGGACATTGAACTTTTTGCATCATTTGAACCATTTGTCTGTGTTCTATGGTTGCAACAGTATGAGATTTTCACGGTAGGATAACTGTCTCAGAAAATATCATGGTTTCATGGTATACGGTAttacacaattattattataattatcatCATCAGTTACAATGTCCCATAaaggaatgaaaacagaagaatttttaaacaaaattaattaTAACAAAATTAACTATAATTAACAAAATTTATTATAATTGAAACCtgaaaccatttttttaaatggaagtgTGTTCAAAAGTCTcccttttgaaaataaataaaattaataaaaaatctcCCATTTgaacaaaattaaataagaggaaaaaagaagcaGGAACTTCTGTGTCTCTGTTTAGAACTATTTTCATTAGAACAAAAACAGACAACATTGAGACTAAAAAGTCacttaatattaatttattgtttacatgttagtAAAGCATGTTAAATGAACTACTAAATGAAAAACACCATTAGCTGTGTGAACTTTTAAAACAATTTCCTATGATTATTAACAAATACTGCCGGCATTGCAGCTAGACTGCTCCTGCCtgtacttttctctctctctctctctctctgactatgtttacatggacagcaatgatctaattattgaccttattctgaataagacaatatagTGATAAGTGATAGGTGTTTACAttagtcacttttagaatattcctttcatgttcccgttttacatgttaaagAACATAGATCGATAGATGTCCCTACACCACGCCATCcaatgttccctccagaatttcatgcatctacatacagttcgtcttcgttatggtactgtatacagttttgggtgtttcattttacgaaagcttcaagtgcagttaattatctgtcatgctatacgtgcaaacagacgactgcttgaagccatgggctgtgtccgaaaccaccaactatatagtagctgagatacatgcaTTTCGcccactatatagtaggtaagtgcACAGTTTTGGACGCAggcatgctctcttgtttactgTCAAACGGCTgaccactgccctgtgtgtatgtgtcctgtcgcaaaatgcggtgaaaactcccacacgtcATTCTGAAATGCCTGAGCCAAAGTTTATCAAAATTATTTGGTATAATTACCTCCCAGAACTGTCTCACACGATTCCGTTCCCAAATATCAGGCCTCTGCCTCCGATTGAAGGATATCATGAGGTTTGGGATAGTCTTGTCTGCGCGCCAAAGCCGCAGTGGCTTCCCCAATTTCAGCAACTTCCATTAGTAGATACTTTGTGCCAGTTAatctcttgattatgattggtgaggattTTTTTagtaaagaagtttgaattaaatcCACCTTGTAGCgctagcattattattaatttactccgcccgaAGCTGCTGTGTTTACACGAGCAGGTtcaagttcaggtcattttgcgggatcaataaaagatggcggtttgtgagatcgggaagttgaagcagatgatgtagagttacttgtcatcataatggcttctctggagtatttacacacttgtttggttgactgaggagatgaaaagcagtatgAAACTAACTGTtgctcggtgtagatgcattttggaattGCAGTTTTATCccaattgtattatacaactccgaacaggtcccTCGCACCgttgcgaataaatatttattcacagtcgcacaaaatacttttcagtcacaaatgcaagtgaaatgtagagccctgagtttatctgcaaagttttttcccgttcggcgtgattagattactgctatccattgactatgtttacatggacagcagtaatctaattactgaccttattctgaataagacaatattgttaTCAATATCAatagtgcagttaattattcatCATGCTTtacatgcaaatagatgactgagTGAAGCCATGGTATGTGTCCTAAACCGTGTACTTAACTACTAGATactagctgaaatacatgtatctcgcctactatatagtagaaaagtatgcggtttcggacgcagccgtgctctcttgatTTCCATCAAACGGTGGGCACTGCCATCTGCGTGTATGTGTCCTGTTgtaaaatgcagtgaaaactcccacacgttaatagtgtgattaaggtgtgtacatgtctgtaatgcacgttgataatgcgactaaaacaggaatactccacgtcttaattcaatttgtgtttacttcgagtatgattttagtcggattaaggtaataaaaaaatgctgtttatgtggtagtttcttaatcagatcattgtcttaatcgggttaatatcggattatagttgtccatgtaaacgtactttACATTTGACTGAAAATGATTTGCATTTTTTGCTTGTTAGTATGTACATTTACTTTTGGTCCATTAAATAGGGGGGTAGGGGCACATATAAAAAGAGCTGTAATACCTAAGTTTGTTTAGATTTATATGTCtgtctatatagtatatatacagGGGCATTATGTTGGGTTATTATCTTGACCGGTCGGACAAGCAATTAGACTAGATTCGTGAGGTCTTACCTTTTCAGCGTAAAATCTAACCTCGTCGGCTCGGGCTCTTGTAGTTTCGATTCTCTCGTGTCGCACTAAACCCGTAAGGATGTTCCGAAGCATATTTATTCGGGACTCTGGACCGAGGCCCATTCGCCGAGCCACGCGCCCGTGCGAGATCAGTGCTCGAATAGTGAGACGCATTTCGCGAAGGTACTATGAAGGACACTGTCTGACAAAATCACAAAGAAACACTTCCTAGATTtggatatacatatatatatatatgtgtgtgtgtgtgtgtgtgtgtgtgtatttatatgcaGCAAACAACAAACTTACATATTCACTATCACCAAATAAGTATCAATAAACTTGGGTTTGTCTTAAAACGCTTTACACCAACTTCCTAATCACATACACGATTTTGTGCCGCGCATGCGCACCATTGTATTATTTTCTACGAATTGATTCGGTTCTCATCTAACTGTTCGGTttattaccgccacctactggactggagttgGGCTACGGCTGTCAATATGCAATTTTTTCTATTTGTTCAATCTCTATCCTATTTACATGTCCTGTAACCCTTAAGCATATAAATCCTGCTATGGCAATCTTTTGTGATTAGTCATGTGGTAGACTTTCAGAGCTGCTCAATACCTATTTCTCTCAAACTACAATTCACTTTCTCTCACAGTCGTACACTGGATGTAATGTTCCTCTGCCCAATACTGCCATCACACCTACCTGTAGGTACCTGTATTTAAACTAGTGTACTACTCACAATCTAGTAAATATATGTTCTTCATTTCCATTCCACCCTGTTACTTTTCCTGGCCCAACTTTCTTCTGGATGTTAAAAAGTTGTCTTCCATTTCTAATTACCCTAATTATCTGTATATTTGTAAGTCCTTCTTTAAAATATCCTGTCTACTGTGTGATGTTTTTGTCTGAGTACTTGCCAATGCAAGTATTTTCCTAATTTGCAATCAAAGCCTATGATTACTTTCCCTTGTTTTGTCCCTTCTACAAACCATAAAGCTCAGACTATCCCAATCATTTCTGCAGTGTATATGTATACTGTAGATCTGTCActctcttttattatttttatcttcaattattttattacaaatgcTTTTATTACCATTGATTCTTCTTctggggtgcacggtggcttagtggttagcacgttcgcctcacacctccagggtccgggattcgattcccgccggggccgtgtgtgtggagtttgcatgttctccctgtgctgcgggggtttcctccaaagacatgcatggtaagctgtttggtgtgtctaaagtgtccgtagtgtatgaatgggtgtgtgagtgtgtatgagattgtgccctgtgatggactgggtgtaccctgtccagggtgtaccccgccttgtgcccaatgctccctggtataggctccaggttccccgtgaccctgaaaaagagtaagtggtagaagatggatggatggatgattcttcttctttttttgtcttcttcttgttgttagGGGGAAGGCAGTCAGCTTAAAGTGTtgactttttatatataaaaatatatatatattttatatattataaatataatattttatatatttatagtgccaccgtaacgagataatcaatgttattcacttcacctatcagtggttttaaagttatgactgattggtgtatatttataataatattatgggGGTCCCGCCAGCCCCGGCAAATCGCACCAATGTTATATGTCATATAATGATGCTTAATAGTTTATAAGAGTACTTGTTTCTTTAGATTACATAATATTACAATTATACCTTGTGATATCACACGTTTATTTTGCCTTGTATTTTTTATCCAGTTCTCACTTAAGTACCTGTGCTTTTCGTTTTTATTAGCAAAATGCTGGTCTTAAACGTAATTCCTTCTAATCATCCCTCCAGCACCCCCTATTATTAGTAAGGATATATGACTTttattttggaaagaaaaaaaaccatgtCTTTCACCAGGAAGTAAACGAGTTAACTTGTTCATTGTTTCTGATGTAACCTATCTTTTAACTTTACTTAAAATGTGGTTAGATTTACTTAAAGTTTACCTAAACAGGAATCTTGCAAGTGGCCGGTATTTTAAGATGAACGCACGAGCGTCGATGGTGAAGTAATCCAGG
This genomic interval from Ictalurus punctatus breed USDA103 chromosome 23, Coco_2.0, whole genome shotgun sequence contains the following:
- the mrpl17 gene encoding 39S ribosomal protein L17, mitochondrial, yielding MRLTIRALISHGRVARRMGLGPESRINMLRNILTGLVRHERIETTRARADEVRFYAEKLIDYAKKGDTNKKSMEMADFWLTEKDLIPKLFKVLAPRFENKSSGYTLLASIPNRENLDRAAMAVIEYKGNPFPPLFPVKRTDELNLVNQLLKGYREEKAQLTTENVGTHR